In the genome of Mesotoga infera, one region contains:
- the lysS gene encoding lysine--tRNA ligase codes for MSEEARKQRIEEINQMRSEGIEPYPYRFEKTHWAGQIKMDFSDLKDSETKEDTTLRIAGRVVAMRNHGKSAFFVLRDNTDRIQAYIRLDGVGSENFEVFKKFVNIGDFLGVTGFPFKTHTGEISVFVKQFEILSKAIRMMPEKWHGVKDKEIIYRQRYVELLSSDEALERFRIRSELFRLVREFLQSRDFVEVDTPMLHYLTGGASARPFKTHINVFESEMYLRIAEELFLKRFLVGGFERIFEIGKNFRNEGVSYKHHPEFTMMELYWAYADYNDIMDITEEMINYVVRKITGSEIITYQGKEIDFSRPWRRVKMAGFIEENLGVDILEDSNDELIAVLKKHNAEPDIKERGHLIEKLWDLVEHNLINPTFVTEHPVIISPLSKIHREDPRVTERFELIISSMEMANAFSELNDPIEQYDRFLHQAGLRDIGDEEAQMMDQDFIRALEYGMPPTGGLGVGWDRIIMLVTDAPSIRDIIPFPLVRPISFDEEEALSDSEE; via the coding sequence ATGAGTGAAGAAGCAAGGAAGCAGAGAATTGAAGAGATAAATCAGATGCGCAGTGAGGGAATCGAGCCGTACCCGTACCGTTTTGAGAAAACTCACTGGGCCGGCCAGATTAAAATGGATTTTTCCGACCTAAAGGATTCCGAGACGAAAGAGGATACTACTCTGAGAATTGCCGGAAGAGTTGTTGCGATGAGAAACCACGGGAAATCCGCTTTTTTTGTTCTCAGAGACAATACTGACCGTATTCAGGCATATATAAGGCTTGACGGGGTAGGGTCGGAGAATTTCGAGGTCTTCAAGAAATTCGTGAACATTGGCGATTTCCTGGGCGTCACCGGGTTCCCTTTCAAGACGCATACCGGAGAGATATCGGTCTTTGTGAAGCAATTCGAGATACTCTCGAAGGCAATAAGGATGATGCCAGAAAAGTGGCATGGAGTGAAGGATAAGGAGATAATCTACAGACAGAGATACGTGGAGCTGCTTTCCAGTGACGAGGCCCTTGAGAGGTTTCGGATTCGCTCTGAGCTGTTTCGACTGGTCAGAGAGTTTCTTCAGTCCAGGGATTTTGTCGAAGTCGATACGCCCATGCTTCATTATCTGACGGGAGGAGCTTCGGCAAGGCCCTTCAAGACTCACATCAATGTCTTCGAGTCGGAAATGTATCTTAGAATTGCAGAAGAACTGTTTCTTAAGAGATTCCTGGTAGGAGGCTTTGAAAGGATTTTTGAGATCGGAAAGAACTTCCGCAATGAAGGAGTCTCCTACAAACACCACCCTGAGTTCACAATGATGGAGCTATACTGGGCGTACGCAGATTACAACGATATAATGGATATCACTGAAGAGATGATCAATTACGTAGTCCGCAAAATAACAGGTTCCGAGATTATCACTTATCAGGGAAAGGAGATCGATTTTTCGAGGCCCTGGCGCAGAGTGAAAATGGCTGGCTTCATAGAAGAGAATCTTGGAGTCGATATCTTGGAAGATTCTAATGATGAACTGATTGCCGTTCTAAAGAAGCATAATGCCGAACCTGATATCAAGGAAAGAGGACACTTGATCGAAAAATTGTGGGATCTTGTGGAGCACAACCTTATAAATCCCACTTTTGTTACCGAGCATCCAGTAATAATCTCACCATTGTCGAAGATCCATCGAGAAGATCCTAGAGTTACGGAGAGGTTCGAGCTCATAATAAGCTCTATGGAGATGGCAAATGCTTTCAGTGAGCTGAACGATCCGATTGAACAGTATGATCGTTTTCTTCATCAAGCAGGTTTGAGGGACATCGGCGATGAAGAGGCTCAAATGATGGATCAGGATTTCATCAGGGCGCTCGAATATGGAATGCCCCCCACGGGCGGATTAGGAGTAGGTTGGGACAGAATAATCATGCTGGTGACAGACGCGCCGTCTATAAGGGATATTATTCCCTTTCCGCTCGTAAGACCAATCTCTTTTGATGAAGAAGAGGCCTTGAGTGATAGCGAGGAGTAG
- a CDS encoding DNA mismatch repair protein MutL: protein MRVEFLTAEIGSTTTVLSAFSCDASGKMKFVGQGESYTTIDENDVTVGIEKAMKALKKNLGTERLEWDVLVASSSAAGGLRMTVHGLVYDMTVRAAREAALGAGGVIKLVTAGKLAQRDLKRIEEAAPKLILLAGGVDYGERETVIHNAQILKNADPEIPIVYAGNVEAADEVCEMISGNGRDVHIVENVYPRIDELNVEPTRKIIREVFSRNIVKGPGMEKIYSLVDKPVIPTPAAVMLAAELFSDVQGDVLAVDIGGATTDVDSVTDGDPEIESILASPEPRAKRTVEGDLGIYVNARHVIEHIGRSELEKEFPDLESIVENLTPYPKNSVDEAFSVRLATYCFDSSIRRHAGSIKQLYGPTGRIEVAYGKDLTAVRSVVGTGGILSRSKFCSKIMESIRTLSEKHEKELLPKADVKLYRDKDYTFGAIGLISTVDFSSAKDLLESSFEELRNS from the coding sequence ATGAGAGTTGAGTTCCTGACCGCAGAAATCGGGAGCACCACTACGGTGCTCTCTGCTTTTTCTTGTGATGCATCGGGAAAAATGAAGTTCGTTGGGCAGGGTGAATCTTACACAACCATAGATGAGAATGATGTAACTGTCGGCATCGAGAAAGCCATGAAGGCATTGAAAAAAAACCTTGGAACTGAGAGGCTTGAATGGGATGTTCTGGTTGCATCGTCGAGCGCGGCCGGAGGACTGAGAATGACGGTTCACGGTCTCGTTTACGATATGACCGTCAGAGCTGCAAGGGAAGCAGCACTTGGAGCTGGTGGGGTTATAAAGTTAGTTACGGCCGGCAAGCTTGCCCAGAGAGACTTGAAAAGAATTGAGGAAGCCGCTCCAAAGTTGATACTTCTTGCTGGTGGAGTCGATTATGGTGAAAGGGAGACAGTCATTCACAATGCGCAGATCCTCAAGAATGCAGATCCCGAGATTCCAATAGTCTATGCTGGAAATGTTGAGGCAGCTGACGAAGTGTGTGAAATGATTTCGGGTAATGGAAGAGATGTTCACATAGTGGAAAATGTGTATCCAAGAATCGATGAGCTCAATGTAGAACCCACCAGGAAGATCATCAGGGAGGTCTTTTCGAGAAATATTGTGAAGGGTCCCGGAATGGAGAAGATTTACTCGTTGGTTGATAAGCCGGTTATTCCGACACCAGCGGCAGTCATGCTCGCGGCAGAACTCTTTTCTGATGTTCAGGGCGATGTGCTCGCTGTTGATATTGGGGGGGCGACCACGGATGTCGATTCAGTTACCGATGGAGATCCCGAAATTGAGTCTATACTGGCATCACCGGAACCAAGAGCAAAGAGGACCGTCGAAGGAGATCTCGGAATCTATGTGAATGCCCGTCACGTTATCGAGCATATTGGGAGAAGTGAGTTGGAAAAAGAATTTCCCGATCTGGAAAGCATTGTTGAGAATTTGACGCCTTACCCAAAGAACTCAGTCGATGAAGCCTTCTCTGTAAGACTTGCCACTTACTGTTTTGACTCTTCGATAAGAAGACATGCCGGAAGCATCAAACAGCTTTATGGGCCGACCGGAAGAATAGAAGTTGCTTATGGAAAGGATCTTACAGCTGTAAGATCGGTAGTCGGTACTGGTGGAATCCTTAGCAGATCGAAATTCTGCTCGAAGATCATGGAAAGCATTAGAACTCTTTCAGAGAAACACGAAAAGGAATTGCTGCCAAAAGCCGATGTAAAGCTTTACAGAGATAAGGACTACACTTTCGGTGCGATTGGTCTAATATCGACCGTCGACTTTTCTTCTGCAAAGGATCTTCTGGAGAGCTCTTTTGAAGAGCTTAGAAATTCCTGA
- a CDS encoding GatB/YqeY domain-containing protein encodes MTLYEQIQQEMKDAMKSRNALKTNTLRSVIASVKNYLVSSEEARGREVSDELLVDFIAKEAKKREESIEAYKKAGRDDLVSSESEELEILRSYLPEELSLDEIRAIALQTIEDLKANNPSDLGKVMRELMVRVKGRADGKLVNKIVRELLESR; translated from the coding sequence ATGACGCTTTATGAACAGATTCAACAGGAAATGAAGGACGCAATGAAATCTCGAAATGCTCTGAAAACGAATACTTTGAGGAGCGTAATCGCTTCCGTAAAAAACTATCTTGTGTCTTCAGAAGAGGCCAGAGGTAGAGAGGTCAGCGATGAGCTTCTGGTAGATTTCATTGCGAAGGAAGCGAAGAAGCGAGAAGAATCAATTGAAGCCTACAAGAAGGCGGGGAGAGATGATCTGGTTTCCAGTGAATCCGAGGAGCTTGAGATACTGAGAAGCTACCTTCCAGAAGAACTATCGCTTGATGAAATAAGGGCGATTGCCTTACAAACGATTGAAGATTTGAAAGCTAACAATCCTTCCGATCTAGGGAAAGTGATGAGAGAGTTGATGGTCAGAGTAAAGGGAAGAGCAGACGGAAAGCTAGTCAACAAAATCGTCAGGGAGCTTCTAGAGAGTAGATGA